The DNA window TGACCTTACCCGCTGCTCCGAGGTCGGTCATATTGCCCGCACGTTGCAGGCCGCTCTCGACGATTGGGAGCACGTGGCGCCCAGACTTGTGCGCGTCGCCCAAGGCATCGAGACGGGCGCGCAGCCGACGATCCGGTTTCACGAACATGACGCCGCGTCGCCTTTGCCGCGGGCCTATCAGTGGGCCGACGGCTCGGCCTACGTCAACCATGTCGAACTGGTGCGCAAGGCGCGCAACGCTGAGATGCCGGCCAGCTTTTGGGTCGATCCGTTGATGTACCAAGGGGGATCGGACGGTTTCCTTGGCCCCCGCGATCCGATCGCGATGGCTGACGAGGCTTATGGGATCGACATGGAAGGCGAGGTCGCCGTCGTCGTGGGCGATGTTGCCATGGGTTCCAGTCTAGAGGCTGCCCGCAGCGCCATACGCCTGGTGATGCTCGTCAACGACGTGTCGCTGCGCGCGCTCATACCGGAGGAACTGGCAAAGGGATTTGGTTTCTTCCAGTCCAAGCCCGCATCGGCATTTTCTCCAGTCGCGGTGACGCCGGACGAACTTGGAGAGGCGTGGGACGGCGCCAAGGTGCATCTTCCACTGCTTGTGAGCTTGAACGGCAAGGCATTCGGCAAGGCGAACGCCGGCGTCGACATGACGTTTGATTTTGGCCAACTGATCGCCCACTCCGCCAAAACCCGCAATCTCGTGGCCGGCACGATCATCGGCTCAGGAACAGTCTCCAACAAGCTGGACGGGGGGCCAGGCAAGCCGGTGGAACATGGAGGAGACGGCTATTCCTGCATTGCCGAGATACGGATGATCGAGACCATCGAAACCGGATCGCCGAAGAGCCCATTCCTGCGGTTCGGGGATCAGGTCCGTATCGAAATGAAGGACCAGGCTGGGCATTCGATCTTCGGGGCGATCGAACAGACTGTCGAAAGATATGGAGAATTGAAGTCGCCATGAGTGAGGTCATTCTCTACGATTACTGGAGATCATCGGCGAGCTATCGCGTCCGCATTGCGCTCAATATGCTTGAAATTGGCTACAAAGCCGTGCCGATCAACTTGCTGGAAGGCAAGCAGAGGAGCCCGGACTATCTAGCGCTCAATCCGCAGGGGTTCGTGCCGACATTGGTGATCGATGGAAGGGTGCTGACACAGTCGCTGGCAATCATCGAATATCTGGCCGAGCTTCGGCCGGAATGCGGATTGATGCCACCGAATATTGCAGACCGGCAACAGGTGCGTGCACTGGCATACGCGATCGCTATGGACATCCATCCCATCTGCAACATGCATGTCACGGCGCATGTCATGACCATAGTGGGCAAAGCTGAGGTCCGCGAAGAATGGATGACGCACTTCATTGCGGACGGCCTTGGCAAACTGGAAGCAATGCTCTCCGAATCCGATGGAGAATTCAGCTTTGGAGATCAGCCGACGATTGCGGACCTCTGTCTTGTGCCGCAGGTCTATAATGCCCGCCGCTGGGGCGTGGACGTGACGGGTTTCGAGCGCATCGTCGATATCGATGGCAGATGCGCCACACTGCCCGCCTTTCAGGCGGCGCATCCGGATCGCGCGAAACCGTAACGAAAGACCCGGCCATGAGGAAATCCGAGGCTGCCGCGGATCCCATCCGTGCGGAGCCTCTCCCTCGCCAGTGCGACCTGAACGCGGTATTCTGCGGTTGACGGGAGAAAACAGTAAAAGTCGGGGGCACTATGCATAAACTTGTTCTGGTAGCCGCATTCGCATCTTTCATCGCGGGTCCGGCGTGGGCCGTCGAATGTACTCCGATCACAAAGAAACAGGTGGAAGGGCTCTTCGACCGGTGGAATGCGTCGCTGGCAACGCTCGATCCCCAGAAGGTCGTCGAGAACTACGCCCCCGACGCGGTTCTCCTGCCGACGTTATCGAACAAGCCGCGCGTGACGCAGGAAGAGCGCAAGGCCTATTTCAAGGACTTCCTAAAGAAGAAGCCGCAAGGCAAGATCGACAGCCGGACCATCAGGATCGGTTGCAATAAGGTCACCGACACCGGCCTCTATACGTTTACGATGGCCGATGGAACGAAAGTGCCGGCCCGCTACACTTTCACCTACGAAGTCGAACATGGAAAGTGGCTGATTGCGTCGCATCACTCCTCGGCGATGCCGGAACACAAGAACTGACGTGCTAACCGTGGAAGACCGCTGCTGATCGTGCTCGACCTTGCTCGCCGGCAAGCCTGCAACTGTTCATCTGGATTTTTCGCGGCCGTGATACTCCAAAAAGTTAACGGCCCTTGCGACGCTCGGTGACGGGCTTTGTCCTTGCCGCGGCGATGTTCGCGCGACCCCGCAAACCGGGAATAAGCGTAAAAACGGCGTCGGACTTGGCCGCTTCTTCGGGGTAGTGGGCGTGATAAGGCAAGACGATGCTGTTGGCGGTCTGAATCGCCACGAGCCCGAATTGCACGAGAAGGTCGGCGAATAGGGTCGCGTCACGGGCCCAGCTTTCATCCTTGAATGCCAGGATTTCCTTGCTTGATCCGATCATGGAATCGAGCCGGTTGCGAACATTGACCTTAGGAACACTCGCGGATGGGCCTTCGAAGAGGACAATCGCTGCGCGCGACAGGCCGCGATATTGTCGTTCGTATGCGCCATACATTTGTTCGAAGCAGGCTTCGCTGTAGCTGTCGATTGTTTTCTCAAGCGTCTCAGGAGTGACGGGCTCGTCGAGATGAGCATCGAAATGCAATTCAAGCCGACGCAAGGCATCGCGCGGGCCAGAGCGACAGTCTTTAACAATGGCGTCGAGTGCCGGCTCCGGATCGGTCTTGAATGCCGTGGCCAAATCAATCTGCGCAGCTTTTGCCCGCAGTCGAATGACATCCTTCAGTTCCTCTTCCGTCCAGCTGAGCCGGACGCGGCCATTTGGGGGCAGGTTGACGAATTCGTCGACTCTTCGCAATGCCCGAAAGACGTTCGGCTTCATCAAGACGATGCATTTGAAATTCGTAAGCCGAGTTTGCAGCTCGTGGGCAGCAATGGCCAAGGCGGCGACGAGGTTTTCGTTGAGGCCTTCATCAGCCGCAAATACCGATTCAGGATCGTCAACGACGATCCGGAAATCAATGGATTTCGACAGGCGCTCAACAATCGAGAACGCCTTGGTGTATTCATCCCTCGGCACAAGCCTCAAACCAGTGTCTTGCTGCTGGCGGTTTCGAAAGCTGATCCCAAAGCCGAGAATAGTGATGCCACCAAGGTTGCCGAAGGCGTCTTTCAATCGCTTCCAAAGCTTCGTGACCAGCACCTGAGCTTCCTGATGGAGATCATCGGGAACCTTTTTGGCGAGTTTCTTATCTGTCTTCAGCTTCTCGACCAGGGTGTTCAACGCCTGCATCACCAGTTCTGAGCGGATGTCCTCCACAAACTGAAGCGTCGGTCGCGACCCTTCGATGTTCAGCGGTTCTTGTGTGCCGGCACTGATCGCTTGCACGAAATCGACGTCACGTCCGGCGCTCAGGCTCTTGAAGCAGGCGGTTTTGCCAACACCCTTCAAACCAACAGCCAGGAAGGCGCGATCCGCAGTTGTTGCCAGCCGCTTCATGGCTTGGGTCTCGACACGATAGAGATCCAAGTTTGGGTCGGTGCGCGCATCCGATTCCTGCACATAGGATATGAATTGCTCCCGGCTCATGGACGAACCTCCGTCGGAATCATCATGCGTCTGGTAACGAGCGAAAACCCAAAATGGCGGCGGACACCGCCGAGAGCGCAGAGCTGAAGAAAATGCAGTTCGCTAACGTCTGGCCCCATTGCCTGGTAAACGTCGCGCAGGGTCGGCAAGACAATGGCATCCTGGCGCAGCATGTCGTGAACCGCCCGCAAGTAGTTGGCGCGGTTAAAACCGGATTCTTCCAATTTAGCGATGGCCCGTTGATTGATCACCACCTCCGCACCTTCGGGCGACGGTTCTGAATCCAATATGCTTTCGTAGAGCTCGTCGCCGTTGACCCGGAGTAGACCAATCAAATGGATCAGGGACACGTAGGGCACGATCGAAGACACTTGCATGACGTGCTTTTCTTCGAGGCGATTATACGTGAATTCTGCGGGCGCGGCCTCATGCACCTTGGCCGCAAGGTCGCCATAGGTGGAAAATTGTCCATTTACGGACTCACGGGCGACAACGTATAGTCGGCCCTCAATCGACATGTTGGAACGCTTCGAACGGGATTGTCATGGGATAATCTCAATAAGAATAAGGATAGCGTACAACCATAGCAAGTATAATGGAAACTCGGTTTGAAACAATACGTTTTTTAAGAAATAATGCCGCTCATTGCACTGCAACGTTTTCGTCTGCGTGCTGTCGTAATTCAGGCGTCCAACGATGACGCACCGGACGAAACTATAAAGCGTCCCGCAGCGTTGGCGCAGCTCACCCGGCAGCCCGGATAAGAGTGAGGTCCGGTCTACGGCAAGGCAAAACGGCCAGCCATTTGCACTAAGGTCAGGTGCCGGCAAAGCGGCTTCTTTTTTCAGATGGCTGTAAAGCCGTTATCCACGAACAGATGCGCACCGTTGACGAAACGAGAGTCATCGCTTGCGAGGTAAAGCGCTGCCCGCGCCACATCTTCAGGTTCGCCGATGCGGCCCTGCTGGGCGGCAATCGCCGCATCCGACACGTCAACGCCGAGCGCTTGAAGCTCGTTCACCTCGCGTAATCCATGCGGCGTGCGAATGAAGCCGGGGCAGACGGCGTTGCAGCGGATATTGCGGTCTCGAAATTCGACACCGATGGCGCGTGCAAACATATGAACCGCGCCCTTGGTAGTGTCGTAAAGCACTTCCATCGGCGTCGCCGCCACGGCTGATATCGATGACGTGCATATGATGGAGCCGCCGCCTGCCGCGATCATCCGCGGAAGCACCGCGCGGGTCATCAGGAACATTGAGCGGACATTGACCGCGTGCAGCCAGTCCCATTCCGCAAGCGTCGTCTCCAGGAACGGTTTGATGACGATCGTTCCTGCGTGATTGAAGAGCACGGTGACCGGCCCGAACTTGTCCTCGACCCCTTTCACCGCGGTGGCAACCGCGGTTTCGTCGGAAACATCTGCGACCCAATAGTCCGCAAAGCCACCGGCGTCGCGAATTGCTTTTGTGGTTTCAGCGGCGGCGTCGCCGTTTCGGTCGATGATTGCGACCTGCGCGCCTTCGGCGGCAAAGAGCCGGGAGGACGCTCCTCCCATCCCCGTCGCGCCCCCGGAGATGATTGCGATCTTGCCCTTTAGCCGGTCAGCCATGTCGTTGCCTCGCCCCAGTTGAATTTCGCCGATGCTGCCGTCGATACGGCAGCATCGATGTTATCGCTAATCCACGGCGGATTGGTAGCGTCGGCCGCGACTTTCTTTTTCCCGTGAGGTCCGTGACGCTGCGATGGCTGATCAAATGTTTCTTGCGGCATCGGCCGTTAGCGCGGTCTCTGGCGTGCCGGAAACGATGATCTCCAAGACCTCGTGCTCATCGGTGTTCTTGACGTAGCGATCACCGACATATTCGCCGCGCTTCAAGACCATGACGCGATCGCCGACGGCAAAAATATCGACCAGGCGGTGCGAGATGATGATCTGGGCGACGCCTTGTTTCTTGAGTTCCAGCATGGTTTCAAGCAGCCGTTCCGTCGCCATCACGGAAAGGTTGGCGGTCGGCTCATCGAGAATCACAACGCGCGGCTCAAACGAGATCGCCCGGGCAATCGCCACCGATTGCTGGCGCCCGCCCGACAGGCTCTCCACTTTTTGATAGACGGAGTTCACGTCGACTTTGAGCCGCTTCAGCACGCTGTCGGCATCCGCATACATCTTCCTGCGATTGACGAAGAGACCTTTGAGCGGCCAGCGGCCAAGGAATATGTTCTGGCCGACGTCCATGTTCCCGCAAAGCGCGAAGTCCTGGTAGATCATTTCGATGCCGACATCGCGGCTCTCATGCGGGCTCTTGAAGTGTACCGTTTGCCCGGCAACAAGGATTTCGCCGGCATCCCGTTGATAGGCGCCGGTCAGGATCTTCATCAGCGTCGACTTGCCGGCCGAATTGTCGCCGACGAGGCCGAGAATTTCTCCGGGATAGAGTACAAGGTCGACTTTGCGAAGCGCCTGCACGGCGCCGAAGGCTTTCTCAATGCCCCGCATTTCCACAATCGGCTGTAGTGGCGTCGCGTCAGCCATGGATGCCTTCTCCTGTTCTCGCGCCTCTCGCGATGCGCTCTCGCAGGCGTCCGAAGATATTTGCCTGGCGCACCCATATATCGATCAGCACCGCGACAATGAGGATGACGCCGATGAAGACATTGATCCAGTGCTGCGGCATGGTGAACCCCTGAACGTTGAGTTGAAGGAGTGCCCGGACGAGTGTGATGACGGCCGCGCCGGCAAGCGAGCCGATCATCGTGCCATAACCGCCAAAAATCGATCCGCCGCCGATGATCACCGAGGCTATGGCATCAAGCTCGCGGAACTGGCCTGCGACGGGGTTGAAGCTACGAAAATACGCGACATTGATGATCCCGGCCATGGTTGCGCAGACCGCTGAAAGCATGAGTGAGATGAAGCGCACGCGGTTCGTGTTGATGCCGGCATAGGCAGCGGCACGGAGTTTGCCGCCGGCGGCGCAGACCTTGAGCCCGAATGGTGTGTAGGCAAGCACGATGCCGGCGATGATGGCGACGAAAAACATCCAGATCGTCTGGACGCTGACAACCTCAGCCACCGTGCGCATGACCCCCGGCGGCAACTCAAGGCCGAAATGGAGGAATACGTCATCCATCTTGCGGCCGAGAAGGTTGTAACCCTCGGACCAGCCCGTCAGTTGCTGTCCTGCGACGAACCAGGCGGCCAGACCGCGCGCGATGTAGAACATCCCGAGCGTGGCGATGAAGGCAGGCAGTTTGAAGCCGACCGTGACGGCCGCGTTGACCAATCCGGCGGCTGACCCAGCGAGCAGGCCCATCGCTATGGCAGTGAGCGGCTCGGCGCCCAGCACCTTCAGGAAATAGGCCGCGGTGCTGCCTGCAAGCGCAAGCACCGAACCTACGGAGAGATCGATATCGCCGGCGGCGATGACATAGGTCATCCCGACTGCGATGATTGCCAGTTCCGTGTAATTGAGCAGGATGGCGAAGGTGTTGGACAGGTTCCACCAGTAGTCGGGCCTGAGCGCAAGGCCCGTCAGCCACAACACGGCTGTCAGGATGATGGCGAGTGCATCGCGCCGGGCAAGAAACTTGCCGAGCCCGGTGGCCGACAGCGCTGTGTCGGTCGCCATAGCGCCCTTGGTCTGGACGCCCTCCAGGGCCACGCCGCCCGTGTCAGGGGCCGGCGGCGGTGGCCGGCGGCGGAGCCACGCCCAGAATCGGGCAGCCGCCTGGCGCCGAATGAGGAAAGGTTCGATAAGCACGGCAATGACAAGAAGTAGACCGAGGAAGACCAGCACGGCGCCTGCGGGCAGCGTGAACTTGGCGCCGACTGCAATTTTTTCGCCGTCGATAACGACGGTGCGCGTGATCGGCCAGCCTTCGCGCAATACCTTGTCGATCAGCACGACGACAGCAGTGCCAAGACACGATCCGATCACCCGTCCGCGCCCGCCGAGGATCGATGCTCCGCCAATAATGACGGACGCAATAACGGTGAGCTCCCAGCCTACGCCGTAAAGAGGGGTCACGCCCTTGTCCTGCGCGGCCGACAGAAGAGCAGCAAGGGTCGCGCAAAGCGATGAGAGCAGATAGGCGCGAATGCGCACCCAACGCGTGTTGATGCCGGCATAGGCCGCCGCCTGCTCGTTTCCCCCGGTGGCGAAGGTTTCGTAACCCCAGCGAGTCTGTGCGAGCACATGGGCCCCGACGACGGCAATAAGGAAGAAGATCGCAATCTGGTTGTTGAAGCCGAGAGCATTCGTCTCACCGAGACGAAAGAACGGCGAATTTTCGTTTGCCTTGTCGGAGTAGTAGATTGCCTGACCCTGCGTGAATGCGAGCACGAAGCCGCGACCGATAAAAAGCATCGTCAGCGTCGCTATGAATGCAGGGACCTTCAGGATCGTGACAAGCACGCCGTTGAGCAGGCCGATCGCCGTGCCTAAAAGCATGCACAGGATCACGGACGTGACGATATCGAAGTCCAGGAAGCTCGGCGCAAAAAGCCTGGCAAAGACCACAGCGACCAGGCCGTAAGTTGAACCAACGGAAAGATCGAGATCTTTGTTGGCGATAACAAACGTCATTCCGACCGCGATGATCCCTACACGGGATGTATCGCGCAGAAGCGCATGGAGAGCCTCCGTCGATCCGAAAAACGTCGGGTTGACGATGATGCCCCCAAGATAGAGCAACGCAAGGAAGATCAGGAGCCCGGCCTCCCAGCCGCCGACGAGCTGAGGTGGCGCACGGCCTAGCGATGTCATCTTGGTGAGCCCCATGGTTTCTACCGACCAATCCCTGCTGCCGCGATGCAGGAGGGTTTGTGCCCTCCCACATCAATCCAGATAAAGCGCGCGCTTAGTTTTCGAAGCGCTTGCCAACCTTTGCGACAGTATCCTTCGTCACGAGCTGGGCGCGCGTGTCGAGATTGGCGGCGGAAATGCCGCGATCGATTTGCAGATAGAGCTGCATGACGGGCCAGAAGCCCTGCAGGAACGGCTGCTGCCCCAGCGAGCCCGTCAGATTTCCAGCGGCAATACCTTCCTGCTGCGCCGGGCCGAGATCGAAACCAAAAGCGCAGAACTTGTTGGTCAACCCCATCTGGGCCACTGCCTTGACGAGCGGGGGCGTGAAGACGTTGTTGGCGGTAAAGGCGCCGACCACGTCACCGCGGGACTCGAAAAGCGAAACAAGCGCGTTGACCGGATCGTTCGCATTGGTGTCGATGCCGACATTCTCCGGACCGGCGTCGACCTTGAAGGCGTCGAGCTTGCCGGCGTCCTTCAGCGTCTTGACGATTGCGTTGAAAGCGGCCGTCACGCGGTTGTTCACCTCAACATTACCCATCGCCGTCGAGGATGGCAGGACAATCGAGCCGCTGGTCTTACCACTTTTGAGCACGCAATTTGCGAGCGCCTCGCCGCCGATCGCCGCTGCTGACGCATCCTGACCTGTATGGCTTATGCTGCTACGGTGCAGAAGGGTCGGATCGTACGAATTGGTCGTGGCTATCGGGATGCCAGCCGCCTCGGCGGCCTTGACGATATCATTGTAGGCGCCGACCTGCGGCGTCGTCATGATAATCCCGTCAATGGTTGGGTCCTGAACGATCTGGTTCAGGATCTCGATCTCGCGGGCCGGATCGTCCACAGGCGATTCCGAACCGAGCAGCAATATTTTGGCACCGATCATGTTGGCGGCGACGGTTGCGCCGACATAGACAGGGTCAAAAAAGCCATTGCCTGCCGTGTGCGTCACAATTGCGAAGGTCAAATGACCATCAGCCGAGTGGAAATTCTTCGTACCGGGGGCTTCCTTGGCGGCTTCGGCGAAATTGTAGCCGCCAACCGCTTTCTCCACACTGCCCGACTGCGCAAATGCATGCAAAATGCCGAGCGACAGTACCGCGGTCGATGCCGCGTACAGCAAAATCCGCTTCATGATTGGTCCTCCCATGAACCCAAGGGAGGAGAGCCGTTCGAGCGCAATTTATCGAGAGTGGGGCCGAAGGCTTCCTCCCTAACTTGCTAATATTCTGCGCAATTCTGATCCAAGTAAACGGTGAACTCATCGTATTGGCGAATTTGTTCGCCCTGGAAACACCCGATGATCGCTTTTTCGTGACAGTCGCTGGATGACGGCCACGACATCAGGTAAGCGGCGACAATCCTACGAGAGCATTAGCCTACGAGAGAATTGGCGATGGCACGCCCGTCTACGGATTGAAAGCAAGCCGCTTGCCGCTTGCCTTGTCGAACAGAAGCACGCTGCCCGCATCGATCGCGATACCGACCGTGTCGCCGAAGCGGATGTCGAGCCGCTCGCGGAAGAGGCAGGATATCTGCTCGCCGTCGCAATCGAGCTTGGCGTAAATCTCCGAACCTGTGCCCTCGACAACCTCGACCCGTCCCGAAATGCTTCCCGCTTCCGCGCGAATATGTTCGGGGCGGATGCCGTAGACCAGCGGGCGTCCGCCATGCTGCGAGACAGGTAGTCCCTCCGGCAGCGGCAGGACGAGGCCTTTGTCGCTGCGAAATACGCCTTCTTCGATTCTGCCGTCGATGAAGTTCATCGCGGGAGAGCCGATGAAACCGGCGACGAAAAGATTGGCCGGGCGATCATAGAGATCGAGCGGCGCGCCGATCTGCTCGATCAGGCCGCCATGCAGAACGACGATCTTATCGGCCATCGTCATGGCTTCGACCTGGTCATGGGTCACGTAGATCGTCGTCGTACCGACGCGCTGATGCATGGATTTGATCTCGGCCCGCATCTGGACGCGAAGCTTCGCGTCGAGGTTGGACAGCGGTTCGTCGAACAGGAAGACTTGCGGATCGCGCACCAGTGCGCGGCCCATGGCGACGCGTTGGCGTTGTCCGCCGGAGAGCTGGCGCGGCAGGCGGTCGAGCAGCGTTTCGAGACCGAGAATGGCCGCCGCCTTCTCCACTTTTGCCGAAATTTCCGAGGGATTGGCTTTTTTCAGTTTCAGCGCAAAGCCCAGATTTTCGGCGACGGTCATATGCGGATAGAGGGCGTAATTCTGGAACACCATGGCGATGTCGCGATCACGCGCTGGCAGGTTGCTGACCTCGCGAGCGCCGATGCGGATCTCGCCGTCGCTGACCTCCTCCAGGCCGGCAATCATGCGCAGCAATGTGGATTTGCCGCAGCCCGACGGGCCGACGAGGACCACGAACTCACCATCGGCGATGTCGACGCTGATATCATGGATAACCTTGACCTGGCCGAAGCGTTTCTCGATGTTCTGGATGTTCACGGGTGCCATGATTGGATCCTGTTCGAAAGAGGTTGAGGCTTTGCAATCAGCCGCCCTTGACGGCGCCGGCGGTCAGGCCGGCCACGATCTGCTTCTGGGCAAATATCGTCAGAACCAGCACTGGCAGCGTCACGATCAATGCTGCCGCGGCAAGCGGCCCCCAGCTCACCTGCTCGAAGGACAGCATATTGTAGACGGCGACCGGCAGGGTGCGCGTCTCGCGGCTGGCAAGCACGATGCCGAAGACGAAATTGTTCCATGAGAAGATGACCGAAAGAATGAAGGCAACGACGATCCCCGGCCTGGCCATCGGCAGGGCCACCAGCCGGAAGACCTGCCACGGTGTTGCGCCGTCGATGCTGGCCGCCTCTTCCAGCTCCATCGGTGTCGTCTCGAAGTAGCCGATCATGATCCACACGACGATCGGAACCGTCACGACGAGATGGATGATAATTTGCGGCCAGAGCGTTCCCAGGAGATTCAGCCACTGGAAGAGCAGAAACAGCGGGATGAGGAAGGAAAGCCCTGGCGTCATGCGCGCGATCATGATGACGACCGCCGACTTCTCGGCCTTCAGCCGCGCGATGCCATAGCCGGCCGGAACGCCGATCAGCAGGGCGAGTAAGGTCGCGGATCCCGTCACCAGGATCGAGTTCCAGAAATAGAGGAAGAAATTATTCTCTTCGAAAACCTTAACGTAATTCGACCAAGCGAAACGCTCTGGGACGAAGATCGGCGGGTAGGCGCCGTTGTCGATCTCGTATTTCAACGACAGCGAGATCATCCACAGGAAGAAGAGGATGACCGGCGAAATCATCACCAGCGCCACGAAAAGGAGACCAATGCGATCGAGCGTCTTGCGTTTCATCACCGTGTCTCCGTATCCGACCAGTTCGCGCGCTGTCTCGCCATCAGGAGGACGAAGGAGAGCGCGACGATGAGGATGAAGAAGATGACCGCCATGGCCGAGCCGTAGCCGATGTCATAGTAGGAAAAGGCGGTGTTGTAGAGATAGATGTTGATCGTCTCGGAGGCCGTTCCCGGCCCGCCCTGCGTCATCGCATAGATGATGTCGAAGCTCTTGACCGCGTCGATGCTGCGAATGATGACGGCGATCATGAGGAAGGGCGCGATCATCGGCAGGGTGAGATAGCGAAACTTCTGCCAGGCATTGGCGCCATCGATCTCGGCACTTTCATAGGGTTCGCGCGGAACGGCGGCCAATCCGCCGAGCACGATCAGCATGACGAGCGGCGTCCATTGCCAGGTTTCGACCAGGACCAGCGACGGGATGACGCTGAATTGATTATAAATCCATTCCTGCGGACCGATGCCGACAAAGGACAAGAGATAGTTGAGTACCCCGAGCTGCGGATGGAACATCATGGTCCAGACGAGCGCGATGGCGACCGGCGTTGCCATCATCGGCATGACGAAAATGCCGCGCAGGAAGCCACGCAGGGGGAATTGTGCGTCGAATATCAGGGCGGCGAGTGTGCCTAAGAAAACCGGCGCGATGACGGAGAGCCCTGTATAGAGAACCGTGTGCCAAAGAGCCTCCCAAAAGCGGGCGTCAGTCGCCAGGCGGACGTAGTTGGCAAAGCCTGCAAAGGTTTGGGATTGCCCGAGCGTCCAGCTATTGACGCTCATCCATAAGGTGAAGGCCCACGGAAAAACGATAACTGCGGCAATGACCACAAGGGCCGGAATGACGAAGGGCCAATAGTTGGGAGCAAGCCGACTTTTCGGCTTGCTCCCATTCTTGACGCTGCTCGCCGTGGTATTTTCGATGTGCGCGGACACCATCACCCCTCGCTTCGGGCCAGCACCGGCTCGAACTGCGCAGTCGCGGTCTTCAGCTCACTTGCGGGGTCCGCACCGCCGATCATGTTGGTAAGCGCCACGCCGTAGATATCGCGGAACTCGGTGACCGGGATGATGACCGGCAGACCGAGCGCGGAGACCTTGCCGGAGCCGACAACGGCGTCGAGCCAGGCGCTCGGCATGGAAACGCCTTCACGCACCTTCTGATCCTCAAGGACCGACTGACGGAATGGCACGCCGGCGCCGGCCTGCAGCAGCCGCGCACCCATATCATGCGAGACCACCCATTGGCAGAAGAGATAGGCGGCTTCCTTTTTCTGGCTCGCCGCCGTCACGCCGATACCGTCGCCGAAGGTGGCTGCCGCCTGTCCGGCAGGCCCCTTGGGAATGACGCTATAGCCCACCTGACCGACAACGCGGGATTTTTCCGGGTTTTCGATCGGCGGTGCAAAGCCGACGCCATCGAACCACATGCCGATCTTGCCCTGCAGGAACGCGGATTGAGACTCGGCCCAGTTGAAGCCGGAGACGCCCGGAGGTGCGGCCTTGGTCATCAGACG is part of the Rhizobium jaguaris genome and encodes:
- a CDS encoding fumarylacetoacetate hydrolase family protein produces the protein MKLATLKDSTRDGRLVVVSRDLTRCSEVGHIARTLQAALDDWEHVAPRLVRVAQGIETGAQPTIRFHEHDAASPLPRAYQWADGSAYVNHVELVRKARNAEMPASFWVDPLMYQGGSDGFLGPRDPIAMADEAYGIDMEGEVAVVVGDVAMGSSLEAARSAIRLVMLVNDVSLRALIPEELAKGFGFFQSKPASAFSPVAVTPDELGEAWDGAKVHLPLLVSLNGKAFGKANAGVDMTFDFGQLIAHSAKTRNLVAGTIIGSGTVSNKLDGGPGKPVEHGGDGYSCIAEIRMIETIETGSPKSPFLRFGDQVRIEMKDQAGHSIFGAIEQTVERYGELKSP
- the maiA gene encoding maleylacetoacetate isomerase, with amino-acid sequence MSEVILYDYWRSSASYRVRIALNMLEIGYKAVPINLLEGKQRSPDYLALNPQGFVPTLVIDGRVLTQSLAIIEYLAELRPECGLMPPNIADRQQVRALAYAIAMDIHPICNMHVTAHVMTIVGKAEVREEWMTHFIADGLGKLEAMLSESDGEFSFGDQPTIADLCLVPQVYNARRWGVDVTGFERIVDIDGRCATLPAFQAAHPDRAKP
- a CDS encoding SgcJ/EcaC family oxidoreductase: MHKLVLVAAFASFIAGPAWAVECTPITKKQVEGLFDRWNASLATLDPQKVVENYAPDAVLLPTLSNKPRVTQEERKAYFKDFLKKKPQGKIDSRTIRIGCNKVTDTGLYTFTMADGTKVPARYTFTYEVEHGKWLIASHHSSAMPEHKN
- a CDS encoding P-loop ATPase, Sll1717 family, yielding MQESDARTDPNLDLYRVETQAMKRLATTADRAFLAVGLKGVGKTACFKSLSAGRDVDFVQAISAGTQEPLNIEGSRPTLQFVEDIRSELVMQALNTLVEKLKTDKKLAKKVPDDLHQEAQVLVTKLWKRLKDAFGNLGGITILGFGISFRNRQQQDTGLRLVPRDEYTKAFSIVERLSKSIDFRIVVDDPESVFAADEGLNENLVAALAIAAHELQTRLTNFKCIVLMKPNVFRALRRVDEFVNLPPNGRVRLSWTEEELKDVIRLRAKAAQIDLATAFKTDPEPALDAIVKDCRSGPRDALRRLELHFDAHLDEPVTPETLEKTIDSYSEACFEQMYGAYERQYRGLSRAAIVLFEGPSASVPKVNVRNRLDSMIGSSKEILAFKDESWARDATLFADLLVQFGLVAIQTANSIVLPYHAHYPEEAAKSDAVFTLIPGLRGRANIAAARTKPVTERRKGR
- a CDS encoding SDR family NAD(P)-dependent oxidoreductase, which translates into the protein MADRLKGKIAIISGGATGMGGASSRLFAAEGAQVAIIDRNGDAAAETTKAIRDAGGFADYWVADVSDETAVATAVKGVEDKFGPVTVLFNHAGTIVIKPFLETTLAEWDWLHAVNVRSMFLMTRAVLPRMIAAGGGSIICTSSISAVAATPMEVLYDTTKGAVHMFARAIGVEFRDRNIRCNAVCPGFIRTPHGLREVNELQALGVDVSDAAIAAQQGRIGEPEDVARAALYLASDDSRFVNGAHLFVDNGFTAI
- a CDS encoding ATP-binding cassette domain-containing protein; this translates as MADATPLQPIVEMRGIEKAFGAVQALRKVDLVLYPGEILGLVGDNSAGKSTLMKILTGAYQRDAGEILVAGQTVHFKSPHESRDVGIEMIYQDFALCGNMDVGQNIFLGRWPLKGLFVNRRKMYADADSVLKRLKVDVNSVYQKVESLSGGRQQSVAIARAISFEPRVVILDEPTANLSVMATERLLETMLELKKQGVAQIIISHRLVDIFAVGDRVMVLKRGEYVGDRYVKNTDEHEVLEIIVSGTPETALTADAARNI